One genomic segment of Sorex araneus isolate mSorAra2 chromosome X, mSorAra2.pri, whole genome shotgun sequence includes these proteins:
- the GJB1 gene encoding gap junction beta-1 protein has protein sequence MNWTGLYTLLSGVNRHSTAIGRVWLSVIFIFRIMVLVVAAESVWGDEKSSFICNTLQPGCNSVCYDHFFPISHVRLWSLQLILVSTPALLVAMHVAHQQHIEKKMLRLEGHADPLHLEEVKRHKVHISGTLWWTYVISVVFRLLFEAIFMYVFYLLYPGYAMVRLVKCEAYPCPNTVDCFVSRPTEKTVFTVFMLAASGICIILNVAEVVYLIIRACARRAQRRSNPPSRKGSGFGHRLSPEYKQNEINKLLSEQDGSLKDILRRSPVSGAGLAEKSDRCSAC, from the coding sequence ATGAACTGGACGGGTCTGTATACGTTGCTCAGTGGCGTGAACCGGCACTCTACTGCCATCGGGCGAGTGTGGCTCTCGGTCATCTTCATCTTCAGGATCATGGTGCTGGTGGTGGCCGCAGAGAGCGTGTGGGGGGACGAGAAGTCCTCGTTCATCTGCAACACGCTGCAGCCCGGCTGCAACAGCGTGTGCTATGACCACTTCTTCCCCATCTCCCACGTGCGCCTGTGGTCCCTGCAGCTCATCCTGGTGTCCACGCCGGCGCTCCTCGTGGCCATGCATGTGGCCCACCAGCAGCACATCGAGAAGAAAATGCTCCGACTCGAAGGCCACGCAGACCCCCTGCACCTGGAGGAAGTGAAGAGGCACAAGGTCCACATCTCAGGGACACTGTGGTGGACTTACGTCATCAGTGTGGTCTTCCGGCTACTGTTCGAGGCCATCTTCATGTACGTCTTTTATCTGCTCTACCCAGGCTACGCCATGGTGCGGCTCGTCAAGTGCGAGGCCTACCCCTGCCCCAACACAGTGGACTGTTTTGTCTCCCGGCCCACCGAGAAAACTGTCTTCACGGTCTTCATGCTCGCCGCCTCCGGCATCTGCATCATCCTCAACGTGGCCGAGGTGGTGTACCTCATCATCCGCGCCTGTGCCCGCAGGGCGCAGCGCCGCTCCAATCCGCCCTCCCGCAAGGGCTCTGGCTTCGGCCACCGCCTCTCACCTGAATACAAGCAGAATGAGATCAACAAGCTGCTGAGCGAGCAGGACGGCTCCCTGAAAGACATCCTTCGCCGCAGCCCCGTCTCCGGGGCGGGCCTGGCTGAGAAGAGCGACCGCTGCTCAGCCTGCTGA